From Camelina sativa cultivar DH55 chromosome 5, Cs, whole genome shotgun sequence:
TCCCGTTTGATTCTCgcaatgttttatgttttgaataaagaataaaaaataatgttttagcgaaaaaaaatatttaccaaaatCTAAAACAGTTATGTACTTATCTAAATCTTCTTaggtaaatatattatataatccaATTCTTTATCAACGTTTTTTTGTCCAACCTAAtcgtgtgtatatatatatacacatctagctctttctctcttctttctctctgcGTTACAATATGGCTTATGCGAACGAAGAACTAGCTCCCGAAACAGATCAAAAAGACAAGGTGATGCTGATCGTCTTGttctttttcatcatcatcttctttggaGGCCTTTTTTATCTCATACATTGGGAAGAACAAAACTGGCATGAAGAAGATGAGCGTATCAGAAACTATGTCCCGGATATTATAATACCATCTATGGATTTCACGGTGCTTAATCTGACAGAGACTCGTCGTAGTGTTAAATGGGATTTAGTGATCAGGATCCCTTCAGACCTTCCTGGTTACTATACGTGTCTCAAAGGATCTTTTCAGACTTTCATACACTACAAAGGTGTTACCATCGCTAATTCATCATTGAGGTTACACTTTCTTAAAAATTCtgttctcttattattattattttttcttaaacgATTTTACTTATATGTTCACATATTTTcgttttaacactttttttttatgacgtTCTATCAGTTACAATCTGATACCAAATTGGCCTCAGCTGCTTAATACGTCATCGGTTGCTTTCGAAGGTGATATGGACAGTGTGGTTGTGAAAGACATTATGGAGGATATTAAGGAGAGAAGAGACATGCGGTTCGGAACACAATTGCTTTTTCCTGATTGCAGATCTGGAAGGACGATGAACTATAAGTGTGATGAAACGGCGTTGCGGTTCGAGCCTGGCTCTCAGAGGAAGGCAGCTACGTTTGAAAAAACCTCCCCCGTATGCCACTATATTCGCCCCTAATTATTTTCTCATCAATATTGattcctctttatttttttgcgtTTCGATATATGAAATTGTAGCACATCGGACATCCAATGTTACACATTTAGAGCATCATTACTCCAGCACTCCTCTCAAATTGCTCAAGgattaattaatcataaaattaataataaaataattaaaataaccaacttaaaacttaaataaaatcatcCCTCCACTAGAGTACCCCAAAGAAGGTTGCTtatcatttaaataatatatatttttaatttttgttaattaattatcaaattttactaATCTGTCatgaataaaacaattatttatattatttatattacattaaatagaaaacaataaaatttttacCGAATACggatattaaacatattttacaaaattcggaatattaaacataaaatacaaaattcggaatattaaacatattttacaaaattcggaataagatttattgttGGGTTGCACCCAATTTTTGCtagatatgctcaatcaagtctttCTTCAAACGATCATGCATTTGTGTATCTTAAACGTCATTTCGATTGCCCATCATGTTATTTAGATTTGTTGCCATATCTGTAGAAAATGATAAATCGACATGAGAAGTTTCATTTCCTTCTCCATGATGGAACTCTGATGGATCGTAGAAATTGTAgtcatgtcgttcgtcttcgACTGTCATGTTatgcaatatgatacatgctctcattattttctctattttttttatcccaaaaaagtgcgggattcttcacgattgcaaatccagcttgcaagactccaaatgcacgctctacatctttccGGCATGCTTCTTGATATTGAGCAAATAGTTTTGCTTTTCGGCCACGTGGAAGTGTAATGGATTGGATGAAAATTGCCCATTTGGGATAGATACCGTCACTAAGGTAGTACGCCATTTTGTATTGCCGTCCATTGACAGCGTATGTAACTCTCGGAGCTCGGCCCTctaggatatcatcaaacaccggTGACCAgtccaaaacattgatatcatttaacgtaCCTGATGgtccaaaaaatgcgtgccaaatccataaatcttggGATGCCACAGCCTTTAGTACGATTGTCGGTTTTCCATATTCACGTGAATATTTTCCTTTCCATGCtgttggacaattcttccactcccaatgcacaATCTATGCTCCCTACCATTCTGGGAAAACCGCGATGTCTCCAATATTCAGTAATCGCTGGAGATCTTCCGCTGTAGGTCTTGTGAGATACTCGTCTCCAAAAAGATTTATAACTCCGTCTACAAATTTTTCAAGG
This genomic window contains:
- the LOC104789750 gene encoding uncharacterized protein LOC104789750, with translation MAYANEELAPETDQKDKVMLIVLFFFIIIFFGGLFYLIHWEEQNWHEEDERIRNYVPDIIIPSMDFTVLNLTETRRSVKWDLVIRIPSDLPGYYTCLKGSFQTFIHYKGVTIANSSLSYNLIPNWPQLLNTSSVAFEGDMDSVVVKDIMEDIKERRDMRFGTQLLFPDCRSGRTMNYKCDETALRFEPGSQRKAATFEKTSPVCHYIRP